From a region of the Verrucomicrobiota bacterium genome:
- a CDS encoding acyl-CoA thioesterase, producing the protein MILGRSKFETELQVRPDDMDMNRHVHASRYFDYVLAARFDQMARCYKMSMEEFMSAGLGWYVRTAHLEFKRQLGLGEHFIVRTWVEEFVKDGVKVCFEIDRKKNGKRCCDGYFLYTMVKLQTGRAENIPEAIVAKYAI; encoded by the coding sequence ATGATCCTCGGCCGTTCCAAGTTTGAGACCGAGCTCCAGGTGCGTCCGGACGACATGGACATGAACCGCCACGTCCACGCCAGCCGTTACTTCGATTACGTGCTGGCGGCACGCTTCGATCAGATGGCGCGCTGCTACAAGATGTCGATGGAAGAATTCATGTCGGCGGGTCTGGGTTGGTATGTTCGGACTGCGCACTTGGAGTTCAAACGCCAGCTCGGCTTGGGCGAGCATTTCATCGTGCGCACGTGGGTCGAGGAGTTTGTAAAGGACGGCGTGAAGGTGTGCTTTGAGATTGACCGGAAGAAAAACGGCAAGCGCTGTTGCGACGGGTATTTTCTTTACACCATGGTGAAACTCCAGACGGGCCGGGCCGAAAACATTCCTGAGGCGATTGTCGCCAAGTATGCCATCTAG
- a CDS encoding DUF3883 domain-containing protein, whose product MDGSFEIVMDSEKRRRFSGVRNLLLDLEFLEQDADRPRYGISPQHLAEFLEARSKSPTSPIELQRILRAREKLGREAELEVLKFEAARLRNRPGLARRIKHVAAENVGAGYDILSFTESTTSAGFSDRLIEVKAVSLIDFKFYWSRNEIEAARVHGSNYFLYLVPVSKKGFDMQKLKIIQNPFKRLYSDRESWLRQEELVSFSALRPGV is encoded by the coding sequence GTGGACGGAAGTTTTGAAATTGTGATGGATTCGGAAAAGCGGCGACGGTTCAGCGGCGTTCGCAACCTGCTTCTGGATTTGGAATTTCTGGAACAAGATGCCGACAGGCCGCGCTATGGGATTTCCCCACAACATCTCGCAGAGTTTCTTGAGGCCAGGAGTAAGTCGCCCACAAGCCCGATTGAACTTCAGAGGATTCTTCGCGCGCGTGAAAAGCTGGGGCGCGAAGCCGAGCTTGAAGTTTTGAAATTCGAGGCGGCAAGACTGCGGAATCGCCCCGGCTTGGCGAGACGAATCAAACATGTCGCGGCTGAAAATGTCGGTGCTGGTTATGATATTTTGAGCTTCACGGAATCCACAACCAGCGCTGGCTTCTCCGACAGGCTCATCGAAGTGAAAGCCGTGTCCCTGATTGATTTCAAGTTTTATTGGTCGAGAAACGAAATTGAAGCAGCGCGAGTTCACGGCTCAAACTATTTTCTCTATCTCGTTCCTGTCTCCAAAAAAGGATTCGATATGCAGAAACTCAAAATTATTCAGAACCCATTTAAACGACTGTATTCAGATAGGGAATCGTGGCTTCGTCAGGAGGAGCTTGTTTCATTCTCCGCGTTACGCCCCGGCGTCTAA
- a CDS encoding DEAD/DEAH box helicase — protein MGKLIAYFDGERLPYTLDPNCRVQAEQLRSELTQLVRVREAGKSIKTGKFNSKRFAEFSAGLQGQVKRTLKEHQLRAAYHLYLTQNGANFSVPGSGKTSVVLAVYEMLRSERKVNGLFVVGPAACFGPWRTEFFETLGRKPQMVVLAGGEKLSRKAEYFKPNEHLPELFLSTFQTLTNDQAEVKLLFKRPGMNLFLVVDEAHYIKQVGGNWSSAAIDLARSAKYRCILTGTPCPHSFADLFNLFDFLWPTNDPIGSDNRIRIQRAEQDGEIETVQQLLKKTVGPMFYRVTKADLGLTRPIFHPPIITPLNEHEQFVYDAITLRIRNSARFDYSKNADVLTRLRRARILRLRQCSAYVGLLTKPLDDCDVNVAKASELYEIIRTYDQRETPAKLVQLGKLISQILGRKEKVVVWCNFIGALKLIQKHFQKLKVNCELLYGETPVEQTSVEQGETRERLINRFKDTASGLNVLIANPGACAESISLHKTCHHAIYYDLSYNCAQYLQSLDRIHRVGGSETQEAHYYFLQNKNAIDRDVMDNLDRKVQKMFGVLDDKLPQPDSVGDENQEELKAYERLFTSD, from the coding sequence TTGGGAAAGCTCATAGCGTATTTCGACGGCGAACGATTGCCATACACGCTTGACCCGAATTGCAGAGTTCAAGCCGAGCAACTGCGATCGGAACTTACGCAGCTTGTTCGCGTCAGAGAAGCGGGAAAGTCCATCAAGACCGGCAAGTTTAACTCAAAGCGCTTCGCAGAGTTTTCGGCAGGATTGCAAGGCCAGGTGAAACGCACGCTGAAAGAACACCAACTGCGGGCGGCATATCATTTATACCTCACTCAAAACGGAGCTAATTTTTCCGTGCCGGGTAGCGGCAAAACATCGGTGGTGTTGGCGGTGTATGAGATGCTTCGCAGTGAGCGCAAGGTTAATGGCCTGTTTGTGGTAGGACCTGCCGCGTGTTTTGGCCCGTGGCGCACTGAATTTTTTGAAACGCTCGGAAGAAAACCGCAAATGGTTGTGCTTGCAGGCGGAGAAAAACTTTCCCGGAAAGCCGAATACTTCAAACCAAACGAACACTTGCCGGAGCTTTTCCTCTCGACGTTCCAAACTCTGACGAACGACCAAGCGGAAGTGAAGCTGCTGTTTAAGCGCCCCGGCATGAATCTCTTTCTTGTGGTGGACGAGGCGCATTACATCAAGCAAGTCGGCGGCAACTGGTCGTCTGCAGCGATTGATCTGGCTCGCTCCGCCAAATATCGGTGCATCCTGACCGGAACACCATGTCCGCACAGCTTTGCCGACTTGTTCAACCTTTTTGATTTTCTCTGGCCGACCAACGACCCTATCGGCTCTGACAATCGCATAAGGATTCAGCGAGCAGAGCAGGACGGGGAAATCGAAACTGTGCAACAACTGCTCAAGAAAACTGTTGGGCCGATGTTTTATCGCGTGACCAAAGCTGATCTTGGGCTGACTCGTCCAATCTTCCATCCGCCAATCATCACGCCGCTGAATGAGCATGAGCAGTTCGTTTACGACGCAATCACGCTGCGGATTCGGAACAGCGCAAGGTTTGATTACTCGAAAAACGCCGACGTGCTAACGAGGTTGCGCCGCGCTCGAATCCTTCGTCTGCGTCAGTGCAGCGCATACGTTGGTTTGCTGACAAAACCGCTCGACGATTGCGATGTGAATGTGGCCAAAGCGAGCGAGCTTTACGAAATCATCCGCACCTACGACCAACGGGAAACTCCGGCAAAACTTGTGCAGTTGGGAAAACTCATCTCGCAGATTCTTGGCCGCAAAGAAAAAGTTGTGGTGTGGTGCAACTTCATTGGCGCGCTGAAGCTAATCCAAAAGCACTTTCAAAAATTAAAGGTGAACTGCGAGTTGCTTTACGGTGAAACGCCCGTTGAACAAACGTCCGTCGAGCAAGGCGAGACGCGGGAGAGATTGATTAACCGATTCAAAGACACGGCGAGCGGTTTGAACGTGTTGATTGCCAACCCCGGTGCGTGTGCTGAATCCATTTCACTTCACAAAACTTGCCACCACGCAATTTACTACGACCTGTCATACAACTGCGCGCAATACTTGCAGTCCTTGGATCGAATCCATCGCGTTGGCGGTTCTGAAACACAGGAAGCTCACTACTATTTCCTTCAAAACAAGAACGCGATTGACCGCGATGTAATGGACAACCTTGACCGCAAAGTTCAAAAAATGTTTGGCGTGCTGGATGACAAACTCCCGCAACCCGATTCGGTAGGTGATGAAAACCAAGAAGAACTCAAAGCATACGAGCGCCTTTTCACGTCAGATTGA